ATGGCCGCCATGTGCGCGACACTCGAGGAGTTCGGCGACCACGGCACGCTTGATGATGCGGCCGCCGTGCTCACGCAGGTGGAATCCGAGTTCGAGCGGGTTCTTGCGGCGCTGGCGCAGCTCCTGACAGAAGAACCCGAATAAGCTCTTTCCTACGCCGGCTTTCCCCGCACCACGACCCGTGACCTGGCCCCTGTCGCCTTCTCGAGGGTCGCCTTCACGCTCAACGTCTTCTTGTCGCGCGAGAGGCCAACAGTCACCTCGCCCTCTTTGTCTCGCAACTGCGCCACCAGCACGCTGGCATCGGTCACGGGCTTGTCATTCACCGTCGTGATCACATCCCCGGCTTTGATGCCCGCTTTGGCAGCCGGGCTGTCTGCGCGCACCGTCGAGACAAGAACGCCGTCCTTGACGCCGAAATAGGCTGCCAGCTCGGGAGTCAGTTCCTGAACCGTCACGCCAAGACGCCCCCGGGCTGCGAGCGCCCCGCCGAATGGGCCCTCGAACGTGAAGACGCCTTCTGATGGCATCCCGGGACCAGGCGTCCCTGTCGTCCCACCAGGCTGGCGCTCCATCCTGAACTGACGCATCAGCGGCGCGACCTGGGCCAGGTTGCGTTCGGCCTGCGCCTTGTCGCGGTCGGCCTGCGCGAGCCCGCGCCGGGCCTCCGCCAGCCCCCGTTCGACTTCGCTCCGGATGCGATCGCGATCAATCGTGATGTTGGCAAGGGGGCCTTCCCCGCCAGTCAGAGTGGCCTCGAGATCGGTGCGCTTCCCGTCGCGCGTCACGCTGAGCTTCAACGCTCGGCCAGCGGCCGATTCGTTGACCAGGCGAGTGAACTGGCGCGTGCTGCGAACCGCTTCGCCATCGAACTGGATGATGACATCGCCCGCCTTCAGCCCGGCCTTGGCCGCAGCCGAGTCGTTCGTCACCTCTTCGATCACGACGCCGGCCGGCCCCGACAGTTTCATCTTGCTCACATCGGCCGTCTCGACATCGCGAACCGAGACGCCGAGACGTGGTCCGCCCAGCGTATAGACGTTCCCGGTCTGGGCGACCCAGTTCTGGCGCTGAGCCGCCCCGGTTCGCCCATCGACCATCACAATCATCTTTTCCAGCTTCTCGAGCTTCTGCGGTTGCTGCACCGCCTTGTCGTCCTGCTGAGCCGCGATCGCCGGCGCCCACGCCGCCGCCGCTGCCGCCAGGGCGAGAATCATCACCGTCAGTCCGATTGCACGAGATAAACGCATAACCCCCTCCAAAACGAAGTGTGTCAACTACACAAGCTCAGACGTGCAGCCCGCCTGCTTGGTTGGCAGTTGAACATTGACCCCGCATCGCGAAAGCGCCGATACTCACAGGGAAGCGTTCCGGACCGGCGGGCGAGGCGGGCCTCGAGCCAGCCTGATTTCCGGCGGTCGAGGCCGTAACGCGTTGATTATATTGGTGTTAACTATGAAACTCCTGCTTGCGGAAGACGAACCGGACGTGCAGCTGATCGCCCGCCTCTCGCTCAAGCGTGCGGGATTCGAGGTCGTCACGGTCAACAACGGTCTCGAGGTGCTCGAGCGCGTGGGCGCCGAAGCGCCCGATGCCATCCTGCTCGACTGGATGATGCCCGACATGGATGGCTTCGAAACCTGCAAGCGGCTCAAAGCCGATCCGGCCACCAAGGCGATCCCCGTGATCTTCCTGACGGCCAAAGTGCAGGAATCTGAAGTCGCCAAGGCGCTCGCGCTTGGCGCTGCCGGGTGCGTCGGCAAGCCGTTCGACGCGCTGACGCTCGGTCAGCAGGTGCTGACGATTCTCGGAAAACAGCTCGGGTAATTGACTGTGAGCCTGCGCGGGCGCATCTTCGCGGTGATCGGCCTCATGGTGGTCGCGGCCTTCCTTCAGGCCGGGGCCGTCATGTGGTTCGAAGCCTCGCGCAATTCCAGCGACAGGACGATCCTGCGCGCCGGGCAGCGGTTCGATCACCAGTCCCGCATGAACCGCGTCGTCGTGGAACTGGAGAACGAGCAGCGGTCCTACCTGCTGACGGGACTGCCGGCGTTCCGTGCGAACTTCGACCGCCGGTGGAGCGAGTACGTCAACCTCCCGACGCTGCTGCTTGCGCTGGTTGACGAGGAAAAGGACAAGCGGTCGCTGGCCGATCTCGACCGGCAGCTCCAGCAGTGGTATCGGATGGTCACAGACCTGATGGACCGCCGCGATCGGCTGACCGATCTGCCAGAGGTGCTGCGGGATCAGACCGCTCCGCCCATCCGGCAGATCCTGAACTCGCTCGATGCGCATCAGCGGCACGATTTCGTGTTCCTCAGCGACCAGATCAGGAACGCATCGCAATCGAGTTTCGACAACGCGCTCTTCACGCTGGCGCTGCCGGCTGTCGATATCATCATGCTGCTCGTGCTGGTCGCCGTGCTGGCGCGCATCCTGCTGGATCCGCTGGCCGCGATGGCCGAATCGGCGCGCCAGATCTCGGGCGGCAACTTCGATGTCCGGCTGCCGCCGCCTGCCAAGCGTGACGAGATCGGAACGCTCGTCGGGGCGTTTCGCGACATGAGCGCCGCTGTCCAGCGCCGGCAGCACGACCTGACCAACGCGCTCACACGGGAGCGCGAGATCTCTCAGATGTACGCCGCGCTCCGCGTCAACGCGGAGCAGGAATCGGCACGGCTCCAGGCCACGATCGCGACGGTGCCGGCGGCACTGGTCATCCTGGAGGCGCCCGGCGGGCGCGTGGTCCTTCAGAACGCGGCCGCCGACATGCTCATCGGCCGCGAACCCGACACCGAGCACGATCGACAGCTGTACTGGGAGAGCTTCCACGCCACGTACCGGGACGGCGGAGCCTGCCCGGTGGATGAATGGGGACCCCGTCGCGCGCTGCGCGGAGACGTGGTGGTCGGTCAGGAATTGATCGTCAAGCCGCAGGACGGCAGAGTCGTTCCCATGCTGGTCAGCGCGGCGCCGCTGCGCAACGACCTGGGCGTGATCACCGGCGCCGTCGCCGCGTTCCAGGACATCACAAGTCTCTATGAGGTCGACCGGCTCAAGAACGAGTTCGTGTCCGTTGTCTCGCACGAGTTGCGCACGCCGCTCACGTCGATCAAGGGCTCGCTGCAGCTGTTGAGGTCCGATGTGCCCGGGCTCGATCCGGACCATCTCATCCTGATGGATGTGGCCCTGGCAAACACGGATCGGCTCGTGCGCATCATCAACGACATCCTCGACATTTCGAAGATCGAGGCGGGAAAGCTCGAACTCAACCCGCGGCCGTACGACGCCCGCGAACTGGTGACGCACTCCATCGAGAGCGTCGGCCAGATTGCCAGAGGGTCGTCGGTGACGCTCACGCCCATCATTCCGCCCGATCTCCCGAAGGTCAACGCCGACCCGGACCGCACGATCCAGGCCATCGTCAACCTCCTGTCGAACGCACTCAAGTACGCGCCCGCCCGGTCAGAAGTGACGCTGGAAGTGAGGCCAGACCCGCCCGGGTTCGTGACCTTCGCCATCACCGACCGGGGACGCGGCATTGCGGCCGACAAACTTGGCCAGCTCTTTCAGAAGTTCCAGCAGATCGATGGGGCCAACACGCGCAGGTTCCACGGAACAGGCCTGGGCCTGGCCATCACCAAGGCGCTCGTCGAGATTCAGGGCGGATCGGTCGGGGTCACCAGCGAGACAGGAGTCGGATCGACGTTCTGGATCACGATTCCCGTCGCCAGGCCGACGATGGGAAAAACACTCCCGGAGTAATTGTCCCCACGACGCACCGATAATTACTCCGGGAGTGCTTTTCCACGGCGCCGCGAGCGGGGTTTCGGGCGCCGGACAGGCAGCTTGATCGAGAACAGCCCACCCTGCTCGTTCGAGGTGAAAACGAGCGACCCCCCGTGCAGCTTCACGATTCTCCGGGCAATGGCGAGGCCGAGCCCCGTGGGCCTGGCCGGCTCCGCGCCGCGCCGCGCCACCACGCTGAACGGCTCGAAGATGCGCGCGGCCGCATCGGCGGGAATCGCCGTGCCACCATCCGACACCGACACCACGATGCTTGCGCCGGCCCTCTTGGCGCGATCGACACGGACCTGCAGAGCGGCCTTCTTCGGCGACACGCTCAGCGCATACGACAGCACGCGGACGACCGCCGCTCGGACCAATGCCGGATTGACACTTGCCTCGGCCGGCGTGGCCTGAACATCCAGCAGGATGCCGCGCTCCTCGACGAGTGCCTGGACCTGGTCCAGCGCGCGCTGCACCGTGTCAGCGATGTCTGTGGGTTCGCACGGCAACGGCGCCTTCGAATCGCTGAGCCGCCAGTAGTCGGCGGCATCATCCAGCATGGACACCAGCTTGCCGGCGTTGCGCGCGGCAATCGCCGCGAAACTCCGGACCTCCGGCGCGGCGTCCTTGGCCTCCTCGGTCAAGAGGCCGAGCGATCCGCGGAGCGCCGTCAGCGGTGTGCGCAATTCATGGATGAGCATCGACACGAGGGCCTGCTCGCCGGCAATTGCGCCTTTGTCGTCAGTCTTGCTCACAGGTTTCCGATCGGGCGCGATCAATCGCGCCCACGTTCCGGCGGGCACGGCATGCCGTGCCCCTACGCAGACGCTCGGGCGGGCACGAGGCCCGCCCCTACGACGGATTCGTCCGTACTGTCCCGTAGGGGCGCAACACGTTGCGCCCGATTCGAGATCTATATTCCGTACGATCGTCTCAACAACGTCGTCACGCGCTGCTTCAGATCGGCCGGCTGGAACGGCTTGCTCATGTAATCGTCGGTCCCGACCAGATACCCCTTCGATCGGCTCATCTCGTCCGCGCTCGCGGTCAACATGAGAATGGGAATAAAGGCCGTCCGCACGCTCTGCCGCAGTTTCGTGCACGTTTCGAAACCGTCCAGCCGCGGCATCATGACGTCGAGCACGACCAGATCGGGGGGCTGTACCGTGGCCAGTTCAACGGCTTCCTGGCCGTCCACCGCCTGAGCGACATCGACCGGCACCGCCAGGCTCTTCAGCGTGAACGCCACGACCTGCCGGATGTCCTCGTCGTCATCCACCACCAGGACGCGGAGCCGCCGCGCTTCGGGCTCCGACGCCTCACTGGGTGCCCGCGCCGCCACCTCGGCAGCGGGCGTACGATCTCGGGCCGCCGCGGTTGGTGCGCTCACGCGGTGCGCGTCTGACGGCGAGGAGACACGCGCTTCCGGCCGGGCCGCGGCCGTCTGATCCGGCAATGTCGCGTCGCCGATGTCGAAATCAAATGTGCGAACGCCCGGCCAGCTCATCGGATCCGCGCTCGACACACTCGGCGCTCCAGCCGCGGCGCGACCCGGCGTCACAGGCCGCTGTGCCACGCGCCCGTCAGATGAAGCGGCCGACGTGAGCGCCACCGTCACCTCGCCGAGTTCCAACGGCGCGGCCTTCGAGTTGCAGTACGGGCACGCTTTCCACTCGATCTTGAGATCCTGCCCGCAACTCGCACACGTCTTCTTGAGATTGCTCAGGCAGTACGGACACGTGGAAAAGTCAATCTCGATGAGCGCGCCGCAGTACGCGCAGGGCGACTCGGTCTGATCGATCTGCACCACGCGCAGCACTTCATCCGGTGACGTAATCCCCTGCTTCACCTTGTCGAGCGCGTCCTCGCGAAGCAACTTCATGCCGCCCTGACGCGCCGCCGCCCGCAAATCGCTCTCGCTCGCTCGAGCGCCGATCATCTTCCGCACAGCGGTGGTCGGCCGGAAGAACTCGTAGATGCCCACCCGCCCGGCGAAGCCCGTTCCCCCGCAGGAAGCGCATCCCTTGCCCCGGTACACCATGCCGTCGATTGAGGAGAGGCCCACTTTGAGCGACGTCTCGGCGTCCGGCATGTACGGTTCCTTGCACCCGTCGCAGATGCGCCGGACGAGGCGCTGCGCGATCACCAGCGTCAGCGACGTGGCCAGAATGCTCGGTTCGACGCCAAGATCGTAGAGGCGAGGGATCGCCGCCACCGCGCTGTTGGTGTGCAGCGTGCTCAGCACGAGGTGTCCGGTCATCGCCGACTGGAACGCCACTTCAGCCGTTTCCTGATCGCGTGTCTCGCCGACCAGAATCACATCAGGATCCTGACGCAGAATCGACCTCAACGCGTTCGCGAACGACAGGCCGGCCTTCGGATTGATCTGCACCTGGTTGATGCCCGGCAGGTGGTACTCGATCGGATCTTCGACCGTGACGATGTTGACTTCAGTAGACCGGCGCCTGGCCAGCAGCGCGTACAACGTCGTCGTCTTCCCCGATCCGGTCGGCCCGGTGACGAGAATCATGCCCTGGGGCTGTCGGATCACGTCTTCCAGAAGGGTCGACTGGGTGGCGTTCAAGCCCATCCGATCGACCTTGGGCAACACCCCGCCACCAAGGTACCGGAGCACGGCTTTCTCGCCGAAGTGCGTCGGCAGCGTGGACACCCGAATGTCGATCGTGCGCCCCTGGTACTGCACGTTGATGCGTCCGTCCTGCGGCAGCCGCCGTTCGGAGATGTCGAGCTTGGCGAGAATCTTCAGGCGCGAGACCAGCGGGCTGTGCAGCCACTTGGGCACGTGGGTGTAATCGCGCAGCACGCCGTCCACGCGCATCCGCACGTTCACGTCGTGCATGGTCGGCTCGATGTGCGAATCGCTGGCGCCCGCCTTGATCGCATCGTGGACGATGAGATTGCACATCTTGACGACCGGGGCCACGTCGGCCGCCGAGCGGGAATCGACGACCGACACGGCGAGATCCTCGGTCGGATCGTCGGCGCCGATGTGCAGATCGGTCACGTCGGGGACGTTGGCGAGAAAACTCCCGATCCGATCCTCGGCCGCGTAACGCTCCTCGATGCCGTCGAGAATCTCCGTCCGCGTGGCAATCACCGGGCGAACCGACAACCCCGAGGCGAACTCGATGTCCTGGATGGCCAGATAGTCGCCCGGGTCCGCCAACGCCAGCGTGAGCACGCGCCCCTCGACCGACAACGGCAGGCAGCAGTACCGGCGCGCGAGTTTGTCGGGGACATTCTCGATCGCCACCGGATCAACCGCAGACGCGGCCACGCGTATCCGCGGAATCTTCGTGGCCGCCGCAAACAGATCGGCCAGTTGTTCTTCGGTCAGGCGCTCTTCCTGCAGTACCACGTCGATGAGTGACATGTTCTGCTTCCGCGCCTGTTCCAGATCCCGGATCAGCTGAGCCTCGGTCAGCAGGTCTGACTGGCGGAGGAGAGTTTCGAGTTGTTTCGACATCAGTGGGCCGCGAACTGGACAGTTAACATTCTTCGCTCAGTATAGTCCAGCGCAGAGGTCAAGCAACGTCCGCGGTTGAGGACGCCCCACCCCGGGAACCACCTGAAACAGGCGACAATCCGGGTCTCTCGCCCGGCACGACTCTTGAAGCGACGGGGAGCAGGCCGCGTCGGATCAACGGGGTGATTAACAACAGGCAGGCGCTGGCATCACCACCCCGAATGGCAGGGCGATCCGGCGCGGCTCACGCACCTGCCTGCACACACTGTGTGATTCGTCATGCTGGCGCACGGAAAGGGCCTTCTTCCGCGCCACACGATTACGTCGTCATCTTCACGACGACGGCCGTCATGTCGTCGTTCTGCGCCGCCGTGCCGCGAAACGCCGTGGCCGCGTCAAAGATCGCATCGACAATCTCGCGGGCGGATTTCGTCCGCGCATGCTGAATCACGGCCATCAGGCGCTCCGCCCCGAACTCGTCACCCCCTTCGTTCATCGCCTCGAACACGCCATCCGAGCAGGACGCGAACACGTCGCCGATGCCAAGGCTGATGGTGAGATCGTCGTACGAACTCTCCGGAAAGGCCCCCAGCGGCACACCCGGGCACTCGATCTGCGTGCAGCGCTCGCCGCTGCAGTGAATCGGAAACGGCAAACCGCTGTTGGCCAGCGTCACGCGGTGCTGCCTGACATCGAACTGGGCATACAGCAACGTGCAGTAGTACTCCTCGAGCCGCCGCTCGTGCATGATGCGGTTCATCGACGCCAGCACTTCGGCCGGGCTCGGTGCCGCCGCGCTGTGGCGCCGGCGGAAGGTGCGGGAACGAAGCAGTTCGCCCGCAAACGCACTGTAGAGGGCCGCGGGCGCCCCCTTGCCCGACACGTCGCCGACCGCCACCGTCAGTTTGTGGGGTTCGAGCGACAGGAACTCGTACAGGTCGCCGCCGAGCTCGCGAGCCGGCTCAAACCGCCACCCGACGTCCACGCCTTTGAGCCGTTTCGGCAAAGCCGTCGGCAGCAGGGCCTGCTGCACACGCTGGGCGAAGCGCATCTCCTTGTCGAGCCGGATCTCGTTGCGGCGGACCTCGTCGTAGAGGCGCGCGTTTTCGACCGCCACCGCCGCGCTTGACGCCAGCGGCGTCAGCAGTTCCACGTGCCGCTTGTCGAAGGCGTTCAGCTCGGGGCTCTCGAGATCGAACAGCCCCACGCAGCGGTCCTTGACGAGCAGCGGAATCACGAGTTCGGACCGGACGTCTTCGACCACCTTGATGTAGCGCGGATCCAGGCGCACGTCCCCGACAAGGACCGGCGTCTTGTGCAGCGCCGCGTAGCCGACAAGACCTTCGCCAATCGGAATCCGCTTCTGGAGGATCTGCTCGTCGTACTTCACGGCAAGCCTGAGCACGACGGCGTGCGCGTCTTCGTCGACCAGCAGAATGCCAAACGTGCGGTAGTCGATGACGCGCTTGATCGTCCGGGCGATGCGCTCGAGCAACTCGTCCAGGTCGAGGGTGGACGCGAAATCGCGGCCTATTTCCCCCAGCGCTTCGAGCGTGTCCGCATAGCGCCGTTCCGTGGCAAACAGCCGCGCGTTTTCGATCGCGATGGCCACCGACGCCGCAAAGTTGCGCAGCGTCTCGACCTCGGCCGGCGTGAATTCGCCCACATTGCGGCTCAGCAGGTTCAGCGCGCCGATGGCGCGGCCCTTCCGTCGGAGCGGCAGCACCAGTTCAGCCCGCGTCCCCGGAACCGCTTCGATGTAGCGGGAGTCATTCGTGACGTCGTTCGCGAGCAGAGGCCGGGCCGCCTCGACCGCCGCGCCGACCAGGCCCTCCCCCACTTTCAGCCTCAGTTCCCGGCTGCCCTCCGGATAGCCCGTCGAATACGCGATGTGCAGTTCGCCGCGCTCCTCGTCCAGCAGGTAGATCGCAAACGCGTGGTAATCGGTGACGCGCGCGATCAGATCCGGCAGCTTGCGAAGCAGTTCATCCAGATCAAGGACCGACGACACTTCGCGCCCCAGCGCAAAGAGCGTCGTCAGCATCTGCCGGTCGCTCTTGGCGGCAGACTGGTCGGAAGACGCCGCAGCCGCCAGCAAGTCGAGATCGAGAGGCTCAGTCACAGACCGCATTATACTGGGGGGGAGAATAATCACTCCCGGAGTGATTGCGGGCGGGCTAATCACTCCCGGAGTAATTACGAAATTGTAATCACTCCCGGAGTGATTGCGGGCGGGCTAATTACTCCGGGAGTGATTGACCCCGGGGTGACGCGAGACGAGACAAGGACGCACTGTGGAATTTGAACTGCCGTTCGATCAGACCGTCATCCAGCGCATCCTGCCGCACAGGTATCCGTTTCTGCTGGTGGACCGGATCATTGCGCTCGAGCCCGACAAGCGAATTGTCGGCATCAAGAACGTCTCCCGCAACGAGCAGGTGCTGGCGGTGGAACCGGGAAGAGTGCCCACGCTGCCGCCGACGATTCTGACGGAAGCGGTCGCGCAGGTCGGCGCGATCATGATCCTCGCGAAGCCGGAGAACAAGGATAAGCTCATCTTCTTCATGGGCATCGACCGCGTGCGCTTCCGCCGGCCTGTGTACGCCGGCGATCAGGTGGAAATCGAGGCCACTGTCCGCCGCCTGCGCAGCCGGATCGGGTCGCTGCACGGCGTCGCCCGCGTCAATGGCGTCGTCTGCGCCGAAGGCACGATGACGTTTGCGCTGGGGAAGAAAGACGAAGGAGCGGCCGCGAGCGCCCTG
This portion of the Acidobacteriota bacterium genome encodes:
- the fabZ gene encoding 3-hydroxyacyl-ACP dehydratase FabZ, with protein sequence MEFELPFDQTVIQRILPHRYPFLLVDRIIALEPDKRIVGIKNVSRNEQVLAVEPGRVPTLPPTILTEAVAQVGAIMILAKPENKDKLIFFMGIDRVRFRRPVYAGDQVEIEATVRRLRSRIGSLHGVARVNGVVCAEGTMTFALGKKDEGAAASAL
- a CDS encoding response regulator, with translation MKLLLAEDEPDVQLIARLSLKRAGFEVVTVNNGLEVLERVGAEAPDAILLDWMMPDMDGFETCKRLKADPATKAIPVIFLTAKVQESEVAKALALGAAGCVGKPFDALTLGQQVLTILGKQLG
- a CDS encoding GAF domain-containing protein; the protein is MTEPLDLDLLAAAASSDQSAAKSDRQMLTTLFALGREVSSVLDLDELLRKLPDLIARVTDYHAFAIYLLDEERGELHIAYSTGYPEGSRELRLKVGEGLVGAAVEAARPLLANDVTNDSRYIEAVPGTRAELVLPLRRKGRAIGALNLLSRNVGEFTPAEVETLRNFAASVAIAIENARLFATERRYADTLEALGEIGRDFASTLDLDELLERIARTIKRVIDYRTFGILLVDEDAHAVVLRLAVKYDEQILQKRIPIGEGLVGYAALHKTPVLVGDVRLDPRYIKVVEDVRSELVIPLLVKDRCVGLFDLESPELNAFDKRHVELLTPLASSAAVAVENARLYDEVRRNEIRLDKEMRFAQRVQQALLPTALPKRLKGVDVGWRFEPARELGGDLYEFLSLEPHKLTVAVGDVSGKGAPAALYSAFAGELLRSRTFRRRHSAAAPSPAEVLASMNRIMHERRLEEYYCTLLYAQFDVRQHRVTLANSGLPFPIHCSGERCTQIECPGVPLGAFPESSYDDLTISLGIGDVFASCSDGVFEAMNEGGDEFGAERLMAVIQHARTKSAREIVDAIFDAATAFRGTAAQNDDMTAVVVKMTT
- a CDS encoding ATP-binding protein; this encodes MSLRGRIFAVIGLMVVAAFLQAGAVMWFEASRNSSDRTILRAGQRFDHQSRMNRVVVELENEQRSYLLTGLPAFRANFDRRWSEYVNLPTLLLALVDEEKDKRSLADLDRQLQQWYRMVTDLMDRRDRLTDLPEVLRDQTAPPIRQILNSLDAHQRHDFVFLSDQIRNASQSSFDNALFTLALPAVDIIMLLVLVAVLARILLDPLAAMAESARQISGGNFDVRLPPPAKRDEIGTLVGAFRDMSAAVQRRQHDLTNALTREREISQMYAALRVNAEQESARLQATIATVPAALVILEAPGGRVVLQNAAADMLIGREPDTEHDRQLYWESFHATYRDGGACPVDEWGPRRALRGDVVVGQELIVKPQDGRVVPMLVSAAPLRNDLGVITGAVAAFQDITSLYEVDRLKNEFVSVVSHELRTPLTSIKGSLQLLRSDVPGLDPDHLILMDVALANTDRLVRIINDILDISKIEAGKLELNPRPYDARELVTHSIESVGQIARGSSVTLTPIIPPDLPKVNADPDRTIQAIVNLLSNALKYAPARSEVTLEVRPDPPGFVTFAITDRGRGIAADKLGQLFQKFQQIDGANTRRFHGTGLGLAITKALVEIQGGSVGVTSETGVGSTFWITIPVARPTMGKTLPE
- a CDS encoding PDZ domain-containing protein; protein product: MRLSRAIGLTVMILALAAAAAAWAPAIAAQQDDKAVQQPQKLEKLEKMIVMVDGRTGAAQRQNWVAQTGNVYTLGGPRLGVSVRDVETADVSKMKLSGPAGVVIEEVTNDSAAAKAGLKAGDVIIQFDGEAVRSTRQFTRLVNESAAGRALKLSVTRDGKRTDLEATLTGGEGPLANITIDRDRIRSEVERGLAEARRGLAQADRDKAQAERNLAQVAPLMRQFRMERQPGGTTGTPGPGMPSEGVFTFEGPFGGALAARGRLGVTVQELTPELAAYFGVKDGVLVSTVRADSPAAKAGIKAGDVITTVNDKPVTDASVLVAQLRDKEGEVTVGLSRDKKTLSVKATLEKATGARSRVVVRGKPA
- a CDS encoding ATPase, T2SS/T4P/T4SS family, producing MSKQLETLLRQSDLLTEAQLIRDLEQARKQNMSLIDVVLQEERLTEEQLADLFAAATKIPRIRVAASAVDPVAIENVPDKLARRYCCLPLSVEGRVLTLALADPGDYLAIQDIEFASGLSVRPVIATRTEILDGIEERYAAEDRIGSFLANVPDVTDLHIGADDPTEDLAVSVVDSRSAADVAPVVKMCNLIVHDAIKAGASDSHIEPTMHDVNVRMRVDGVLRDYTHVPKWLHSPLVSRLKILAKLDISERRLPQDGRINVQYQGRTIDIRVSTLPTHFGEKAVLRYLGGGVLPKVDRMGLNATQSTLLEDVIRQPQGMILVTGPTGSGKTTTLYALLARRRSTEVNIVTVEDPIEYHLPGINQVQINPKAGLSFANALRSILRQDPDVILVGETRDQETAEVAFQSAMTGHLVLSTLHTNSAVAAIPRLYDLGVEPSILATSLTLVIAQRLVRRICDGCKEPYMPDAETSLKVGLSSIDGMVYRGKGCASCGGTGFAGRVGIYEFFRPTTAVRKMIGARASESDLRAAARQGGMKLLREDALDKVKQGITSPDEVLRVVQIDQTESPCAYCGALIEIDFSTCPYCLSNLKKTCASCGQDLKIEWKACPYCNSKAAPLELGEVTVALTSAASSDGRVAQRPVTPGRAAAGAPSVSSADPMSWPGVRTFDFDIGDATLPDQTAAARPEARVSSPSDAHRVSAPTAAARDRTPAAEVAARAPSEASEPEARRLRVLVVDDDEDIRQVVAFTLKSLAVPVDVAQAVDGQEAVELATVQPPDLVVLDVMMPRLDGFETCTKLRQSVRTAFIPILMLTASADEMSRSKGYLVGTDDYMSKPFQPADLKQRVTTLLRRSYGI
- a CDS encoding HAMP domain-containing sensor histidine kinase translates to MSKTDDKGAIAGEQALVSMLIHELRTPLTALRGSLGLLTEEAKDAAPEVRSFAAIAARNAGKLVSMLDDAADYWRLSDSKAPLPCEPTDIADTVQRALDQVQALVEERGILLDVQATPAEASVNPALVRAAVVRVLSYALSVSPKKAALQVRVDRAKRAGASIVVSVSDGGTAIPADAAARIFEPFSVVARRGAEPARPTGLGLAIARRIVKLHGGSLVFTSNEQGGLFSIKLPVRRPKPRSRRRGKALPE